A portion of the Fusobacterium sp. genome contains these proteins:
- a CDS encoding ABC transporter ATP-binding protein, which yields MLEIKNLSKSFNGGTENELNIFEEFNLNIKDSEFVAILGSNGCGKSTLFNLISGSLKEDTGSIILDEKSINSLKEEERAWGIGKVHQDPSKGVSPSLTILENLSLADKKCEKFSLRNLIKKDKIKRFVEILKEVDLGLENKLDTQVKFLSGGQRQALSLIMATLKKPKLLLLDEHTAALDPKTSKVIMEKTKQLIDKQNITTMMISHNLRDAVQYADRIIMLDKGRVILDVESKKITESELVKIYNSKIEKEQMRAAG from the coding sequence ATGCTGGAAATAAAGAACCTGTCAAAAAGTTTTAATGGTGGAACTGAAAATGAATTAAATATATTTGAAGAATTTAATCTTAATATAAAAGATAGTGAATTTGTAGCAATATTAGGATCAAATGGATGTGGAAAAAGTACTCTTTTTAATCTTATAAGTGGTTCATTAAAAGAAGATACTGGAAGTATCATTCTTGATGAAAAATCAATAAATAGCTTAAAAGAAGAAGAAAGAGCTTGGGGCATAGGAAAAGTCCACCAAGACCCATCTAAGGGAGTATCTCCTTCTCTCACTATATTAGAAAATCTTTCTTTGGCAGATAAGAAATGTGAAAAGTTTTCTTTGAGAAATCTTATAAAAAAAGATAAGATAAAAAGATTTGTAGAAATTTTAAAAGAAGTAGATTTAGGACTTGAAAATAAACTGGATACTCAGGTAAAATTTCTTTCAGGAGGACAAAGACAAGCTCTTTCTCTTATTATGGCGACTTTAAAAAAACCAAAACTTCTTCTTTTAGACGAACATACAGCAGCCCTTGATCCAAAGACATCAAAGGTGATAATGGAAAAGACGAAGCAACTTATTGATAAGCAGAATATTACAACTATGATGATATCTCATAATTTAAGAGATGCAGTACAGTATGCTGATAGAATAATTATGTTGGATAAGGGAAGAGTTATACTTGATGTAGAAAGTAAGAAAATAACTGAATCAGAACTTGTTAAAATATATAATTCTAAAATAGAAAAAGAGCAGATGAGAGCAGCAGGATAA
- a CDS encoding ABC transporter permease subunit → MNSLMTISIEQGLIFAVLAMGVFITYKILDFPDLSVEGTFPFGAFIFARFATLGLDPILSTVLAFVFGSLAGVITYFLHIKMKIAPILAGILTMTILYSVNLRINGKANIPLYNNPSVFSLGNKIVVLVVIVMLIKILMDMFLKTEIGYLLIATGDNETLVKSLGVSCDKFKLLGLMLSNGLVAVSGALMGQRQGFADINMGTSIIVSALASIIIGDTILKKSTKLKGTTRAILGSISYKIIGGIAIDLGLAPTDLKAISAIIVIIFIGYNNASFFSLKKKGGEENAGNKEPVKKF, encoded by the coding sequence ATGAATTCATTAATGACTATATCTATAGAACAGGGACTCATATTTGCAGTATTGGCAATGGGAGTATTTATAACATATAAAATACTGGATTTCCCTGATTTATCGGTAGAAGGAACATTTCCATTTGGGGCATTTATTTTTGCAAGATTCGCAACTTTGGGTCTTGATCCAATACTAAGTACTGTGCTAGCTTTTGTATTTGGGTCATTAGCTGGAGTGATAACATATTTTCTTCATATTAAAATGAAGATAGCTCCCATACTTGCTGGAATACTTACAATGACTATTCTTTATTCTGTAAACTTGAGAATAAATGGAAAAGCAAATATCCCTTTATATAATAATCCATCTGTTTTTTCATTAGGAAATAAGATAGTAGTTCTTGTGGTAATAGTCATGCTTATAAAAATATTAATGGATATGTTTCTTAAAACAGAGATAGGATATTTACTCATAGCTACTGGAGATAATGAAACTTTAGTAAAATCTTTAGGAGTAAGCTGTGATAAGTTTAAACTTTTAGGGCTTATGCTTTCAAATGGATTAGTAGCTGTAAGTGGAGCATTAATGGGACAAAGACAAGGATTTGCAGATATAAATATGGGAACATCTATAATAGTTTCTGCACTTGCTTCAATAATAATAGGTGATACTATTTTAAAAAAATCAACAAAATTAAAAGGAACAACAAGAGCTATACTTGGTTCTATAAGTTATAAAATAATAGGTGGAATAGCAATAGATTTAGGACTTGCTCCAACAGATCTGAAAGCTATCAGTGCAATAATAGTAATAATATTTATAGGATATAATAATGCATCATTCTTTAGTCTAAAGAAGAAAGGAGGAGAGGAAAATGCTGGAAATAAAGAACCTGTCAAAAAGTTTTAA
- a CDS encoding ABC transporter substrate-binding protein: MKIKVGQRLIMTAMFLIMIGIQSVAQEGKKFKIGISQFAEHPALDDVRKGFEDELKSLGVNTDIMYKNSQGDTGVAGVIAQKFVSDKVDLIFGIATVSAQAAKQSTDKIPVLFSAVTDPVNSQLVKTMDKVGGNVTGTTDATPMEKQLELFQKIDPKIKTIGIIYNTSESNSEIQVANAKKISVKMGLEVRAVGVNNINDIPQAVNSMISKVDGFYTITDNIVASAINLISMAANEKGIVTVGAEEAHVKGGILLTDGLSYYELGKQTGRMAKEILVEGKNPEDMPVETLANTTKVVNEKTMKNLKLDKNLSVFEGAEFIEQ, encoded by the coding sequence ATGAAAATAAAAGTAGGACAGAGATTAATAATGACGGCAATGTTTTTAATTATGATTGGGATACAAAGTGTAGCTCAAGAGGGAAAAAAATTTAAAATAGGTATTTCACAATTTGCAGAACATCCAGCATTAGATGATGTAAGAAAAGGTTTTGAAGATGAATTAAAATCTTTGGGAGTAAATACAGATATAATGTATAAAAATTCACAGGGAGATACAGGAGTAGCAGGGGTAATAGCTCAAAAATTTGTATCAGATAAAGTGGATTTGATATTTGGAATAGCAACTGTATCAGCTCAAGCTGCTAAACAATCAACAGATAAAATACCTGTTCTTTTCAGTGCTGTAACTGATCCAGTAAATTCGCAATTAGTAAAAACAATGGATAAAGTTGGAGGAAATGTAACAGGAACGACTGATGCTACACCTATGGAAAAACAATTAGAATTATTTCAAAAGATTGATCCTAAAATAAAAACAATAGGAATAATATATAATACAAGTGAATCAAATTCAGAAATACAAGTAGCTAATGCAAAAAAAATAAGTGTTAAGATGGGACTTGAAGTGAGAGCTGTTGGGGTAAATAATATAAATGATATACCTCAAGCTGTAAATTCTATGATATCCAAAGTGGATGGCTTTTATACTATTACTGATAATATAGTTGCTTCTGCAATAAATCTTATTTCTATGGCAGCAAATGAAAAAGGAATAGTAACAGTAGGAGCAGAAGAAGCTCACGTAAAAGGAGGTATACTTCTGACAGATGGACTTAGTTATTATGAATTAGGTAAACAAACTGGTCGTATGGCTAAAGAAATACTTGTAGAGGGAAAGAATCCAGAAGATATGCCAGTAGAAACTTTGGCAAATACAACTAAAGTAGTAAACGAAAAAACAATGAAAAATCTTAAATTAGATAAAAATCTTTCAGTTTTTGAAGGAGCAGAATTTATAGAACAATAG
- a CDS encoding HutP family protein — protein MQYKSKDIAKASVIMAMSSRDEEAELKVRYLNSGIKTAAVDIGGNVVDSISKILERALVASKRNGIISESHIYEGALTGATREAIAQIMDKAVGFNVGGKIGIARSQEHLSVCIFLTIGMFRLDEVVIGLGHRAVPVEHE, from the coding sequence ATGCAGTATAAAAGTAAAGATATAGCAAAAGCTTCAGTAATAATGGCTATGAGTTCAAGAGATGAAGAGGCAGAACTTAAAGTAAGATATCTTAATTCAGGAATAAAAACAGCTGCTGTAGATATAGGGGGAAATGTGGTTGATTCTATTTCTAAAATCTTAGAAAGAGCTTTAGTGGCATCTAAAAGAAATGGAATAATATCAGAATCACATATATATGAAGGAGCTCTTACAGGAGCCACAAGAGAAGCTATAGCTCAAATTATGGATAAAGCAGTTGGATTTAATGTTGGAGGGAAAATAGGAATTGCAAGATCTCAGGAGCATCTTTCAGTATGTATTTTTCTTACAATAGGGATGTTCAGATTGGATGAAGTAGTAATTGGATTGGGACATAGAGCGGTACCTGTAGAGCATGAATAA
- a CDS encoding BadF/BadG/BcrA/BcrD ATPase family protein, whose translation MEYILSVDGGGSKTLYCLYEIENNCKEYIKGNSTNYKNIGIDAVKSNLEENINEIMSKKNISFKDIKYFVFGLSSCDTAEDYNLFKKLLEHIGIKENFVIMNDAELAFRAICPFEDGGVIVSGTGSIGFAFDEKKVVRVGGWGKELSDLGSGYWIGRKFLEKYILYLEDMEEKDDSFDKIEILANDKRKQLEKIVEKYDTTEKIASVAKFVIKEKDTLLCKKILDEAAEELTKMIKQISKIIKKDMYTLVLSGGVAVNEIVTSKIKEKLIQYNLEGKIKLVTNKYEPVDGGINIGLNYLNKNI comes from the coding sequence ATGGAATATATATTATCAGTAGATGGGGGAGGAAGTAAAACTTTATATTGTCTTTATGAAATAGAGAATAACTGTAAGGAATATATTAAAGGAAACAGCACCAATTATAAAAATATTGGAATAGATGCTGTTAAAAGTAATCTTGAAGAAAATATTAATGAAATAATGAGTAAAAAAAATATTAGTTTTAAAGACATAAAATATTTTGTTTTTGGACTTTCAAGTTGTGACACTGCTGAAGATTATAATCTTTTTAAAAAACTGCTTGAACATATTGGAATAAAAGAGAATTTTGTAATAATGAATGATGCAGAATTAGCTTTCAGAGCAATATGTCCATTTGAAGATGGTGGAGTTATTGTATCTGGAACAGGGTCTATAGGTTTTGCTTTTGATGAAAAAAAAGTAGTAAGAGTTGGAGGTTGGGGAAAAGAACTTAGTGATCTTGGATCAGGATATTGGATTGGAAGAAAATTTCTTGAAAAATATATCCTTTATTTAGAAGATATGGAAGAAAAGGATGATTCTTTTGATAAAATAGAAATATTGGCTAATGATAAAAGGAAACAACTGGAAAAAATAGTTGAAAAATATGATACAACAGAAAAAATAGCAAGTGTAGCAAAGTTTGTTATAAAAGAAAAAGATACATTATTATGTAAAAAAATATTAGATGAAGCAGCAGAAGAACTTACAAAAATGATTAAACAGATATCTAAGATTATAAAAAAAGATATGTATACTCTTGTATTATCCGGAGGAGTAGCTGTAAATGAAATAGTTACCTCTAAAATAAAAGAAAAACTAATACAATACAATTTAGAAGGGAAGATAAAGTTAGTTACTAATAAATATGAACCTGTTGATGGTGGAATAAATATAGGACTTAATTATCTGAATAAAAATATCTAG
- a CDS encoding sugar ABC transporter substrate-binding protein, translated as MKKLLLGALCLILGATAFAAEKVIGVSLPGPVGYFIAVRDGMDTQAKKEGVKLEYTDANWDPIKQLSQIEDLVAKKVDVIAVAAADSEAIKGAIAIANEAKIPVIAFTNAIGSDEDGKYDGVVTYVGQNEVKTGALTGKIAKNLLKKDDAKIVLIEGVPGTPPQRNRKKGLTEEIAGTKMEIVYNQTSRWEKERAMKIVEDLIQKNQKMDIIITQDDNSAMGAGMALQEAGLKDKIYVIGLGGSKEGLAAIKDGLIDGTTYMSAVEEGAKTIEAAGKLLRGEKLEPVTPMIQVEVNKENVDSFKGEW; from the coding sequence ATGAAAAAATTATTATTAGGAGCATTATGTTTAATACTTGGAGCAACTGCTTTTGCAGCAGAAAAAGTTATTGGAGTATCTTTGCCTGGACCAGTGGGATATTTTATAGCTGTAAGAGACGGAATGGACACACAGGCTAAAAAAGAAGGGGTAAAATTAGAATATACAGATGCTAACTGGGACCCTATCAAGCAATTATCTCAAATAGAAGATCTTGTAGCAAAAAAAGTAGATGTAATAGCAGTAGCAGCAGCAGATTCAGAAGCTATTAAAGGAGCAATTGCAATAGCTAATGAAGCAAAAATACCAGTTATAGCATTTACAAATGCAATAGGAAGCGATGAAGATGGTAAATATGATGGTGTAGTTACTTATGTTGGACAAAATGAAGTGAAAACAGGAGCATTAACAGGGAAAATAGCAAAGAATTTATTAAAAAAAGATGATGCAAAAATAGTTCTTATAGAAGGAGTTCCAGGAACACCTCCTCAAAGAAACAGAAAAAAAGGTCTTACTGAAGAAATAGCAGGAACAAAAATGGAAATAGTATATAATCAAACAAGCAGATGGGAAAAAGAAAGAGCTATGAAAATAGTTGAAGATCTTATTCAGAAAAATCAAAAAATGGATATAATAATAACTCAAGATGACAACTCAGCTATGGGAGCTGGAATGGCATTACAAGAAGCAGGATTAAAAGATAAAATATATGTAATAGGACTTGGAGGAAGCAAAGAAGGACTTGCAGCTATAAAAGATGGTCTTATTGATGGAACTACATATATGTCAGCTGTAGAAGAAGGAGCAAAAACTATAGAAGCAGCTGGAAAATTATTGAGAGGAGAAAAACTTGAACCAGTAACACCTATGATCCAAGTAGAGGTAAATAAAGAAAATGTAGACAGTTTTAAAGGGGAATGGTAA
- a CDS encoding Na+/H+ antiporter NhaC family protein yields MENKSKPSFIGLIPLLIFVIIYLGTGIVLQMKGVAMAFYQLPSPVAVFVGIIFAFILFKGTIMEKFDTFLEGCGHQDIITMCIIYLLAGAFAGVSKAMGGVDATVNMGLTYIPAHYIAAGLFIIASFISTATGTSVGAIVSITPIAVGLAEKSGVPLPLILAAVMGGAMFGDNLSVISDTTIAATKTQGVEMRDKFRVNLYIAAPAAIITVILLLIFGKPDHIPQIEVLTYNFLKVLPYLVVLILAIVGVNVFIVLTSGIFLSGIIGLAYGNFTLLSLTNEVYSGFLGMNEIFLLSLLTGGLAAMSTKAGGIQWLIEQIQRIIIGKKSAKIGVGLLVAVTDIAVANNTVAIIINGSIAKRICQKYSVDLRESAAILDIFSCIFQGLIPYGAQMLILLGFTAGKVSPLDVIPLLWYQFLLFIFTAIFIFFSVNEKIIAKLDKNKVKAN; encoded by the coding sequence ATGGAGAACAAATCTAAACCAAGTTTTATAGGGTTAATTCCCCTTTTAATATTTGTTATCATTTATCTTGGAACAGGTATCGTCCTTCAAATGAAGGGTGTAGCAATGGCATTCTATCAATTACCTTCACCAGTTGCTGTTTTTGTAGGTATTATTTTTGCATTCATATTGTTTAAAGGAACTATCATGGAAAAATTTGATACTTTCCTTGAAGGTTGTGGACATCAAGATATAATTACAATGTGTATAATTTATTTGCTTGCAGGTGCGTTTGCAGGTGTATCTAAAGCTATGGGGGGAGTAGATGCTACTGTAAATATGGGACTTACATATATCCCTGCTCATTATATTGCAGCAGGATTATTTATAATAGCCTCTTTTATATCTACTGCTACTGGAACTTCTGTAGGAGCCATAGTTTCTATTACCCCTATTGCAGTAGGACTAGCTGAAAAGAGTGGAGTTCCCCTTCCTTTAATCTTGGCTGCTGTTATGGGTGGAGCTATGTTTGGAGATAATCTTTCAGTTATATCAGATACAACTATTGCAGCAACAAAAACTCAAGGTGTAGAGATGAGAGATAAATTCAGAGTAAATTTATATATTGCTGCTCCAGCTGCAATTATTACAGTTATCTTGCTTTTAATATTTGGAAAACCAGATCATATTCCTCAAATAGAAGTGCTAACATATAACTTTTTGAAAGTACTTCCATATTTGGTAGTTCTTATTTTAGCTATTGTAGGAGTAAATGTTTTTATTGTTCTTACTAGTGGTATATTTCTTTCAGGAATAATTGGGTTAGCTTATGGAAATTTTACTTTGCTTTCTTTAACAAATGAGGTATATTCTGGTTTTTTAGGTATGAATGAAATATTTCTTCTTTCATTACTGACTGGAGGATTAGCTGCAATGTCTACAAAAGCTGGTGGTATCCAATGGTTGATTGAACAGATACAAAGAATAATAATTGGAAAGAAAAGTGCTAAAATTGGTGTTGGCCTTTTAGTTGCAGTAACAGATATAGCAGTTGCTAATAATACTGTTGCCATTATTATAAATGGTTCTATTGCAAAAAGAATATGTCAGAAATATAGTGTTGACCTTAGAGAAAGTGCAGCTATACTGGATATCTTCTCTTGTATATTCCAGGGACTTATCCCTTATGGGGCTCAAATGCTTATTCTTCTAGGATTTACAGCTGGAAAAGTTTCTCCACTAGATGTGATTCCTTTATTATGGTATCAATTTCTATTGTTTATATTCACAGCTATATTCATATTCTTCTCTGTCAATGAAAAAATTATTGCTAAGTTGGATAAAAATAAAGTAAAAGCTAATTAA
- a CDS encoding sugar ABC transporter ATP-binding protein → MRLGDVILNCKNISKSFSKVEVLKNINIEIKKGEVHAIIGANGAGKSTLMKIICGVHEANGGELIYKGNVEKFKTPLEAQKKGISIIYQELSLVSTLKNYENLFVGNEIKKYGVFTDDSAMIKKFKELCKKLNFDIDPMEITRNMSISKQQMIEILKVVANDSDIIIMDEPTTSLSEKEKKSLFDVIRRLKEAGKTVIYISHMLEEVFSVCDRISVLRDGKFIATKKVSDLTKDKVVELMTGKAVKKGNTREKKDNRNEVILEVKELKYKNILEDVSFQVKKGEILGIAGLVGSGRSELAECIFGAREIDKGEIYLDGKKKKFSHPKDAIRNGIGLIPEDRKNFGLILKHTIKDNSTLIQIKNMLSGILLNSKKENKHIEESIKDLSIKVSDYDLKVSSLSGGNQQKVVISKWKDMDLKILIFDEPTKGIDVNAKEDIFKVIENYAAKGVGIIFISSDLGEVERIADRVLVLKRGNFINELRGNDINIEKINYLALNG, encoded by the coding sequence ATGCGATTAGGAGATGTAATTCTAAATTGTAAAAATATAAGCAAATCTTTTTCCAAAGTAGAAGTTTTAAAAAATATAAATATTGAAATAAAAAAAGGTGAAGTTCATGCAATAATAGGCGCAAATGGTGCTGGAAAGTCTACTTTGATGAAGATAATATGTGGGGTACATGAAGCTAATGGCGGAGAACTTATATATAAAGGAAATGTAGAAAAATTTAAAACACCTTTAGAAGCACAAAAAAAAGGAATAAGTATAATATATCAAGAATTAAGTCTTGTATCAACACTTAAAAACTATGAAAATCTTTTTGTAGGAAATGAGATAAAAAAATATGGTGTATTTACTGATGATAGTGCCATGATTAAAAAATTTAAAGAGTTATGTAAAAAATTAAATTTTGATATTGATCCTATGGAAATAACTAGAAATATGAGTATATCTAAACAACAGATGATAGAAATACTTAAAGTTGTAGCAAATGATTCAGATATTATAATAATGGATGAACCAACTACTTCATTATCAGAAAAAGAGAAAAAATCTTTGTTTGATGTTATAAGAAGATTAAAAGAAGCAGGGAAGACAGTTATATATATTTCTCATATGCTTGAGGAGGTATTTTCAGTCTGTGATAGAATAAGTGTCTTGAGAGATGGAAAATTTATAGCTACTAAAAAAGTTTCAGATCTTACAAAAGATAAAGTAGTAGAATTAATGACAGGAAAAGCAGTTAAAAAAGGAAATACAAGAGAAAAAAAAGATAATAGAAATGAAGTAATTCTTGAAGTAAAAGAACTGAAGTATAAAAATATATTAGAAGATGTGTCTTTTCAGGTAAAAAAAGGAGAGATTTTGGGAATAGCAGGATTAGTTGGTTCTGGAAGAAGTGAATTAGCAGAATGTATATTTGGAGCAAGAGAGATAGATAAAGGAGAAATTTATCTTGATGGAAAAAAGAAAAAATTCTCTCATCCTAAAGATGCTATAAGAAATGGAATAGGATTAATACCAGAAGATCGAAAGAATTTTGGACTTATATTGAAACATACAATAAAAGATAATTCTACACTAATACAAATAAAAAATATGCTATCTGGCATTCTTTTAAACAGTAAAAAAGAAAATAAACATATTGAGGAATCAATAAAAGATCTTTCAATAAAAGTTTCAGATTATGATTTGAAAGTATCAAGTCTTAGTGGAGGAAATCAACAAAAAGTAGTTATCTCAAAATGGAAAGATATGGATTTAAAAATTTTGATATTTGATGAACCAACAAAAGGAATAGATGTAAATGCCAAGGAAGATATCTTTAAGGTAATTGAAAATTATGCAGCTAAAGGAGTAGGAATAATTTTTATATCTTCTGATCTTGGAGAAGTAGAAAGAATAGCAGATAGAGTTCTTGTATTAAAGAGAGGAAATTTTATCAATGAACTTAGAGGAAATGATATAAATATAGAAAAAATAAACTATTTGGCATTAAATGGTTAG
- a CDS encoding ABC transporter permease subunit, giving the protein MLVQLKNSFRRENLLKNYGIIIGFLVLCTIISFATPNFLTRNNILNLLRQSSIIGVIATGMTFVIISGNFDISVGKIAALGGTIIMSMISNGHSFIIAFLTALLAGAVIGLINGFAVAVIKIPSLIATMGMVVILQGLIFIYTGGYPISGTNPVLSLIGRGYILGIPVPVIIFFLGVILANIVLRKTVMGRRIYAVGGNEDSSRLSGIDTIKYKIMVFMINGMASIIGGLILVSRLSTATPTAGEGYDMDAIASVVIGGTSVNGGEGNVMRTIIGVLLMSVISNSFNLIGVSIYFQYVFKGIIILAAVGFGSFKKK; this is encoded by the coding sequence ATGTTAGTACAGTTAAAGAATTCTTTCAGAAGGGAAAATCTACTGAAAAATTATGGAATAATAATAGGCTTTTTAGTTTTATGTACAATAATAAGTTTTGCAACACCTAATTTTCTTACAAGAAACAACATACTTAACCTATTGAGGCAATCATCAATAATAGGAGTTATAGCAACTGGAATGACATTTGTAATAATTTCTGGAAATTTTGATATATCAGTAGGAAAAATAGCTGCCCTAGGTGGAACTATAATAATGAGTATGATTTCAAATGGTCATAGCTTTATTATAGCATTTTTAACAGCACTTTTAGCAGGAGCAGTTATTGGATTAATTAACGGATTTGCAGTTGCAGTCATTAAAATACCATCTCTTATAGCAACTATGGGAATGGTCGTAATTTTACAGGGGCTCATTTTTATATATACAGGGGGATATCCAATATCTGGAACAAATCCAGTCCTTTCTCTTATTGGAAGAGGCTATATCTTAGGAATACCTGTGCCTGTAATAATTTTCTTCCTTGGGGTGATACTGGCTAATATAGTTTTAAGAAAGACAGTAATGGGAAGAAGAATATATGCAGTAGGAGGGAATGAAGATTCCAGCAGACTGTCAGGTATAGATACTATAAAGTATAAAATAATGGTATTCATGATAAATGGTATGGCCTCAATAATAGGAGGGCTTATCTTGGTTTCAAGATTGAGCACAGCAACTCCTACAGCAGGAGAAGGATATGATATGGATGCTATAGCTTCAGTTGTAATTGGGGGAACAAGTGTAAATGGTGGAGAAGGAAATGTTATGAGAACAATAATAGGGGTTCTTCTCATGAGTGTTATAAGTAATAGTTTCAATCTTATAGGTGTGAGTATATATTTTCAATATGTTTTTAAAGGAATAATAATACTAGCAGCAGTAGGGTTTGGAAGTTTTAAGAAAAAATAA
- a CDS encoding Mrp/NBP35 family ATP-binding protein, with protein MSDCNTCPSGSSCTKDKESCGIVNNPHNNIKKVIGVMSGKGGVGKSTVTTLFAKELNKLGYKVGIMDADITGPSIPRLMGMKDEKAMGDGENIYPVVSKEGIKVISLNLLIDDENEPVIWRGPVIGGAVKQFWEDVVWGELDFLLIDMPPGTGDVALTVMQSTPVNGVVMVSVPQDMVSMIVAKAVNMTKKMNIPILGVVENMSYIVCPGCETKISFNEENGMNDFLNEMGLTLLGELPMTRGIAGLTKGIEEGIGELFAPVAVNIIKEIEKLQ; from the coding sequence ATGTCAGATTGTAATACTTGTCCATCAGGAAGCAGTTGTACAAAAGATAAAGAAAGTTGTGGAATAGTAAATAATCCACATAATAATATAAAAAAAGTAATTGGAGTAATGAGTGGTAAAGGTGGAGTTGGAAAATCTACAGTAACAACTTTATTTGCAAAAGAATTGAATAAATTGGGATATAAAGTGGGAATAATGGATGCAGATATAACTGGACCTAGTATTCCAAGATTGATGGGAATGAAAGATGAAAAAGCTATGGGAGATGGAGAAAATATATATCCTGTGGTCTCTAAAGAAGGAATAAAAGTTATCTCTCTTAATTTATTAATAGATGATGAAAATGAACCAGTAATTTGGAGAGGACCAGTGATAGGTGGAGCTGTAAAGCAGTTCTGGGAAGATGTAGTATGGGGTGAACTTGATTTTTTATTGATAGATATGCCTCCAGGAACAGGAGATGTAGCTTTAACAGTTATGCAGTCAACACCTGTAAATGGAGTAGTAATGGTATCAGTTCCTCAGGATATGGTATCAATGATAGTGGCAAAGGCTGTAAATATGACTAAAAAAATGAATATACCTATATTAGGTGTAGTAGAAAATATGAGTTATATAGTTTGCCCAGGATGTGAAACTAAAATAAGTTTTAATGAAGAAAATGGAATGAATGACTTTTTAAATGAAATGGGGCTTACTTTATTAGGAGAACTTCCTATGACTAGAGGAATAGCAGGGCTTACAAAAGGGATAGAAGAGGGAATAGGAGAATTATTTGCTCCTGTTGCTGTAAATATTATTAAAGAAATTGAAAAATTACAATAA
- a CDS encoding endonuclease/exonuclease/phosphatase family protein, translating to MKKMLALLFVILSVVSFAETKVLYNKKITKNNPKMKIMTYNIAAGANNFKVDLKVTAETIKKINPDIIAIQEVDRNTNRSGKIDQAQILADLTGYNMVFGKTIDHDGGDYGIAVLSKYPILSQQSLVLPSFPNGDITSPGYEQRIALVTQIEVPGFEVPITFINTHLDWHEDPTVRLQQVRTINEITLDMRGIKILVGDFNDTVNSVIGKEMERYWVSVFDDKIDHRTWPAVNPEVAIDQIYLNKAQVWEAQTYVPNKENEKDGIQWNKVSDHIPVIVDLKLLEQ from the coding sequence ATGAAAAAAATGTTAGCATTGTTATTTGTAATTCTTTCTGTTGTATCTTTTGCAGAAACAAAAGTTTTATACAATAAAAAAATAACAAAAAACAATCCAAAAATGAAAATCATGACTTACAACATTGCAGCAGGAGCAAATAATTTTAAAGTAGATTTGAAGGTTACAGCAGAAACGATAAAAAAAATAAATCCAGATATTATAGCTATACAAGAAGTGGATAGAAATACTAATCGTAGTGGAAAGATAGATCAAGCACAAATTCTTGCTGATCTTACTGGGTATAATATGGTATTTGGAAAAACTATTGATCATGATGGAGGAGATTATGGAATAGCAGTTTTATCAAAATATCCTATTTTAAGCCAGCAAAGTCTTGTATTACCTTCTTTTCCTAATGGGGATATAACAAGTCCTGGCTATGAACAAAGGATAGCTCTAGTTACTCAAATAGAAGTTCCAGGATTTGAAGTACCTATTACATTTATCAATACTCATTTAGATTGGCATGAAGATCCAACAGTTCGTTTACAGCAAGTAAGAACTATAAATGAAATAACTCTTGATATGAGAGGAATAAAAATATTAGTTGGAGATTTTAATGATACTGTTAATTCAGTAATAGGAAAAGAAATGGAAAGATATTGGGTATCAGTATTTGATGATAAGATAGACCACAGAACATGGCCAGCAGTAAATCCAGAAGTTGCAATTGACCAAATATATTTAAATAAAGCACAAGTATGGGAAGCACAAACATATGTACCTAACAAAGAAAATGAAAAAGATGGAATTCAATGGAATAAAGTAAGTGATCATATTCCTGTGATTGTAGATTTAAAATTATTAGAGCAATAA